GCTGCAACATGGCTTCCTGCAGACGAGAGTAACTCTTCTCACTACAGGTTTTGCTGCAATGCTCGATCAATTCTCGGGCGGCCCAGTATTGAGAATTTCTAATTCCTATCCATCCCGCTTCAAGTCTCTGAAGGTTTTCCAGTACATATTCGACGGTCAGATCGGCAGAATCGGATGGGGCAACAGTCAGTGCCCGGACGAGCAAATAATTCACGCTATCGTAGTCACCATAACTACGAAGTCGCTCAAATAGCCGTTCGAACTCAGGTCGGCTAGTGCGAGCAAGTTGGCAGAGCGAGATCTCCAGTGCCTTCAAGAACGCGGACTCCATCTCGGATTGATCTTCACGAAACATCCGGATGTGCCAGACGGAATCGGAATACAGTTCCCGCGCTCTTTTATCTGCCGTTTCCGTAACAACCCTGAGAAAAAACGGGATCGCAACTTTCAGAAAGGCCAGCGGGGCGGCTTTCGCGGTATCAAGGAGAAACCTGATTCCACCGGTACTTCTTCCCGGCATGAACCGCATCGGTATATTTTTAAAGTCGATGTCCTCGGTCACCCTTGCTAAATAAGAATTAATCGCTTCGGTAGCCCATTGGGGATTTGTTCTCGGCAGCTCTTCAAGGAAAGGCCAAAAACTCGCCGCCCCTTCCTCCTCTACCAGCCCTTTATCGGCCATTGCGATAAGTAACTCAAAGGCCAAGCGAGTCGATTTGATGTGTGACCAGATTGTGAACAGGATCCGACGATTCCACTCCGCCGATTCCCCAATGTAAGGCCGGAGATAATCGATACACTCAACGGGATTGGCCCTTAAGTTCACTTGAATAATCCGCAATGCATATTCCGTTATGGAAGGATCGTCCGATGCCAACCAGCCCGTCAAAACACCGCTTTCATGGATGAACGGGAAGAGAGATCTACAATTTACAAAGGACGTCAATGCCCCTTTCGCCAGGGACGCGTTTTCATTCTCGATTATATCTTTAAGCAACTCCCAAAGGTCTTTACTCGCTTTATCCAGCCTTCCGACGACATCCAGAGCGCTTTTTTTCAGATGCAAACGGATACCTGCATCAGTCAGAACCTTCCGTAGATTTTCTATAAATGCAGCGTAATCAATACCATATTCATACAGGAGGATTTGCCTCAACGGTGCCCGCTTGAACAAGTGCTGTCCTCCGCCTTTCAGATACTCGATCAGATCACGACCCTCTGAAACAAAAAGTCGAGCAAAGACGTAATCGAAAAATTCCTCGTGAAAAAAACCTATCTGCCGACCATCGAGCACAAGAACGTGTTCCGATTCCATGGCGCGGACCGTTTGCGCGAAGTCATCGAGTACCACCTCCTCAGGAACAAATAACGCTTGCCGGGTGGTCATCCGGTCGCAGAGGCGATCAATAACTTGCATCCATTGATCGGGTCGGTCTTCCATTCGCAGCGCCACGGCCAGGCGTTTTTTTTCCCAGTAAGCGGCAAACAGATCGATGGCGTTCCCGAACCTCAACAAAGGCAGCGGTCCATCCCGGGATATTTCCGCAAGGAGAGAAAGATGCAGAGGCAGACGCCAAAGTTCAAGTTGACGCTCCGAGAAATCAGGACTTTTGTATCCCAATTTTCCGAGCGCCGACTTCACGGTCTCTATCGGAAAGAGTTCGGCTTTCACCTCCTGGGCGGGACCGGTTTCGGATACAAGCTCTCTGAGCCGGTTGTCTTTGGATAAATCGAACTGACGGCAGGCCATCAGGAGCCGCATAACAGGAAACGCCTTAGCCTGGCGAATAATCTCATGTATGCACCCGAAGAACTCAGGGCTTCGGCCGGAAGCCCAACTTACCGCGTCAAGTTGATCGATTATCAAGACGCTCGTCCGATTTCCGGCCACGTTCGCCAGAACTTCAACGGGAGAACCGGGAAGGCCGAGTTGAGCTCCGACATTCTGTGGCAACTCGGTTGGATCTAAGCGATCCACAGGAAAATAGAGATGAGGTATTCCAAGTTCTCGTATTCGTCGGATGGCTTGTCCTAATATGACGGTTTTCCCGATACCCGCTACACCCGAAACAAGGACGGAGTTCTTTTCTTCCCGGCTTTGCAGAATCCCCAAGATCGTGTCCGCCTCCGTTCGGGCAATAGAGATGTCATCGTTTATAGGCTCGAACATTCGCTCGTAGCGCTTGTTCAACTCCTCGATTGAAGCCAATACCACCATATCGTTAGCGTAATCAACCCGTCTATATCCTCGACTGCTCATCCAACCCCATAATTCATCAGCAAAAATGGTTTTGGGCACATTTTCGGAAGCATAGGCTGCAAGTCTCTCGCGTATGGTATCCGGGTCACCTCGAACAAGTGTACGCAGTTTGGTGTTAACCATTTCCGTGAGCAAGTCCTCTGAGCATGGGATAATATGTGTTCTGCACAAACTTTGATAAGCAAAGCTGATAATGGCTTCTGTCTTTTCTTCGGAGGAAACAGTTCCGTTTCTCAAGGCTATTTCTTCTATCAATGGCCCCCATACCCGCAACAACTGCTCCCAAGCTTTTCGTTTGTGGCCGGTTAAAGAGTTCGAAAGAAATTCATCCACCGTTTCCGCCTTCCGCGCCGCATCAGTCAGCTCGGACAACATATTGGCGCTCACGGTGGAAACAAAGACGAACTCCGCGTTCGGAGAAAGGGTCTTTTTGAGCGCTGTCGAGAGGACCCCGTTTCGCCGGAGTTTGGGAATGCTCCATTCGCCTAGTTCCGCGTGTTGCCGCTTGACTTGATGGTATTGTTTGGTTGGACCTGTCGTGACTACAAATTCACACCCCTCGCCTTCAACCCCAGGCGGCTCCAATCGTATCGCGTTTGATTCTTCCGCCAGGAGTTGGGCAAGGCAGAAAACGGTCCACTTCCCCTCGAAGCGGTTGCCGTACTTTTCGCTTTCTCCACCAAGTGATGGCATGTTCTATTTTCCCTAAGCTGTTTCCCCCCTCGGCCGCTTACTGAATCCCAACATCTTTCACATCTATATCCAGATCGCCAACGCGAATATTCCCAATCATCAGCTTATTGAGTAACGTCTTGAATAAAGACTGAAGGTTAGATTTTTTGTACTCGTTAGCTTGCAACCTTCGATCAAGAGATGCTAGAGCCCCAACTACATCTTCCTGCTCTCCTATCCTGTCTGGGAGCAGCACCTTGAAGTTGTTAAGCTTACTGGCACTAATATTCGATTGGCTCACCCCTTTCGATGCCAGGGCCCGAACTCGATTCTGAACCTTACTCATATTTAGGTAGTAGTTTATGAAATCAGGAGATACGACAGCAGTATCCAGACGAAGGCGAATCAGATAAGATGCAAATACCACTTTTCGATCAACGTGAAAAATAGCTGTCCGGCCAACTAGATCGTGGCTATTTGTTCGATTGAATAATAAATCTCCGTCCTCAAGACGATATTTGCTAAAAGTGGCCGCGTTTAGATCTACATATTGTAAATTAGTAAGTTCTACTCTCCCATCGACTTGGCAATTCATTCTTAGGATGGGATATGTCCCTTTTTTCTGTCCACGAACGGACAAGCCATAAAGAGAGCCCTCTAAAATTTGCGCAAACAACACCACATTCCAACTCTCGGGGATCTCGCCGATTTCGGTCATCTTGGTCTTTTCGCCGCGCAAACCATGCGTAAATACGTGTTGCATGGTGGACTTCTTGAGATCGCGAAGCGCCTGGATGATTTTGTCCTGCAATTCGATCGCCCGTTGGAGCTTCAGCAACACTGCCGCGATTTTTTTTTGTTCGACAAGGGGGGGAAGAGGAATTTCGAATTCGCCCAAGCGCGACCGCGATAGATTGGGAATGGTCGTTTTATTACCGGCCCCTTCATACACATTAAGCTGGGTCATCCCGGCCCATAGCCAATACATAACGAACAGCGGGTGAACATCGTCTCTTATCCGACGCAGGCGGTGGAGATGGTTCTGATAAAGACAATCGTTCCTTTCGCCTCGCCATATCGCGGTGCGACCAATGTCACCGCCCTCGCAAACAAGAAGATCCTCTGTTTCCAGAGCCAACGCGGCAACTTCTTCAGCGCTAAAATCCATCTCGTCTAAATCATCAAGATTCAATCTACCCCAAAGAACGTTCGCCGTTCGGAGAAAAGGACGGCGTATATTCCCCCTCTGTTTTCGTCGCGACAGGGCTTTGCCCTGCTTGATGCTGAAAGACTCCCTGATCGTAGTTGTTTGCCATTGTGGAGGGAATTCGATCACGGTTGCTTTCCTTGAAAAACGTTTTCTTCGAAATGCCAAAAAAACAAGCTCGTTCCCTGCCGCGACGCGGCAAGTTCAGCCAGAGTTGGCGATACCGGTATCGTCTGCATCTATGTAGTCCTTGTTTCCCTCACCCATTCCTCCGGACAATAAACGTGTTTGCCGCTGGGCAGGCGGACACGTCCGGGCAGTTGATGCCGGGCATACGATTCGGCGCTCAATGTGAACGAACCGGGGGCAATGCGAACGAGTTCGCGGTTCTTGCGATCGAACGGAAACGCAAAGATCAACCGCTTCCCCGAATAAAGCCGCTGAAACGCGCAAACAAGCGGCCGGAGGTCGGTATCGCCGCTGACCACTACGGCCACATCGAACTCATTGCGCGCCGCGCCTTCGATGACAGCGCAGGCGATGGCAACATCCGTCTCTTTTTCCTCGTGAGTGACGAATTGTTGTCCCGAATAAGTATCCCAAGCATCCTTGCGTTTAAAGTTGCTCAGTTCCACCTTGACGCCCAAGGCCGTCAAGGCGCGCACATACGCCCTGTGACGACTTACCTTGCCCGGCGCTATCTTTCCGAGATGTTCGGCATACGCCGTGTAGTAACGGATGACGGATAAACGGGCGGCGGCTCCCACGAGGTCGAGGTGATCCGTGAAGAGACCGCCCAGATCCAACCATTTGACGGAAACGTCGCCGAGCACTTCCGCCGCGCTACAAAGCGAATGATAGAGATTGAAGCCGTCGACGAAGAAGGCGGCACGCTGAGGTTCCGGGAAGCTCATCCCGGCCTCCCGAAGTTCGCGACCAAAAAGAAACCCGCGGGCCGGAACCCGCGGGGGACCATGTGGCCCCGAATCCAAGTCCGGGGACCGACATGGGGATGATCCATATTTAATATATCATACCCGGATACGGCGTCAACGGCCAAAAAACTCCTTGTTCGAGCGGAGCCCGCTTTCATTTTCGATCGAACCCCATTTGCGCAAAGATCTCCTTCAAGTCGGCATCGACTTTCTTGGCTTGCTCTTCCAAGCCTTGCGCGCCCCACAGTTCTTCCAGGATCTCCGGTATCGGCCGGTATTCTTCCCGTTCGCTCGTATCCACGTAGCGGGAAGGAGAAAGGTTGTAGTCGTTTTCGGCGGCTTGATCGTTGGTGACGACTTCGACGAAACGCTCGACCGAGCGCCCCGCGATGAAAGCTTGGACGATCTTCCCGATACTTTCGTCAGGAATGTAATTCTTGGGACTCCCCTTCTTGAACTCCCGTCCGGCGTTTATCAGCACGATTTTGCCCCGTCGTTGGGGCAACTTGTTGCGGTTGAGCAGGACGACGATTCCGGCCGCGGAAGTGTTGTAGAAAAGGTTGTCGGGCAGCAAAACGACGCCTTCGATCAGGTCATGGTCGACGAACCATTTTCGAATTTTCTTTTCCCTGTCCTCGTTGCGGCTCCCGCTGCCCCGGGTTACGGCGCCGGTATCCAAGACCACGGCCGCCCGGCCGGCGGCCTTGAGGGACGTCAACGTATGCTGCAACCAAGCCCAGTCGGCCTTCCCGGACGTAATCCCGCCATGCTCCTCAAAACGCCCGAAGTCGTCCTTTGCATAGGTGAAAGAATCGAACGGCTGGTTCCACATGGGATTGCTGACCACGATATCGAAGGTCCGCAACCGTCCGTCGCCGGAGCGAAATTTGGGGTTGGTCATGGAGTTGCCCCGGACGATCTCGCCGTCCATATCGTGAATGACCATATTCATCCTGGCGATGGCATAGCTCGCCCCCATAAGTTCCTGCCCGTATAACTTAAGGGGGCGACCGACCTTCAAATCGCGCTCCATGAGGGCCAGCTCGCACTTGATCAACAACCCCGCCGACCCGCATGCATAGTCATAAACCTCTTCCCCCTGGGCCGGGCGAAGCATATAGGCCATAAGCCACCCCACTTCCGTGGGCGTGAAGAACTCTCCGGCGCTCTGTCCCTGCCCTTCCGCGAATTTTCGGAGAAGGTACTCATAGCACCTGCCCAGGAAATCCGGTTCGACGTCGTATAGACCCAAACGATAGCGGGGATCGGAGAGCGCCTCGATGATGCCGGCCAAGGCGGTATCGCTGATCTCTCTTTCGCCGTTTCGGGTTTCGTTGAAATCGACCACGTCGATGACGCCGCCGAGATCCTTGTTCCGATCCCCGGCGTTGGCTTTGACAATGGCGCGCATTGTGGTCGTGAGCTGCTCGCCGAGGGATTTCGGTTTTCGCGCCTTAGACCAAGCGAACTGCTCGCGGCCGCTGACCACGGACCAACGAGCTTCGGGAGGAATATAAAAACGAACCAAGCTTTTATCGGCCTCCACGATGGAGAGCGCGGTCTCCCGATCGCCGTAGGATTCGGCGAGGCGATCGAGCTCGTCTTCAAAAACATCGGAAAGACGTTTTACGAAAACCAGGGGAAGAATGTAATCCTTGAACTTGGGAGCATCCTTCTCTCCCCTGATCGAACAGGCAGCCGTCCAAAGCATCTGTTCCATGGCCTTGGTCGTGAGAACGTCGTCCTTCGACATCCGTCGCCGCTTGCGGCCGTTGAGGGCGCCGGACTCGCCGCCGAAACCCACCTCGGATATCAGGTCGGAAATCGCTTTTTGGGCCTGGCCGCGAGGAATACTGCGGCCGTTTTCCCAACGGTTCAGGGTGGAAAAAGCCACGCCCAGTCGGGCGGCAAGTTCTTCCTGGCTCAGATCGAGCTTGCTTCTCAACTGCTTTAAAATCTCCGGTATTTCTTTATCGTCCATGGCGGTCCCCTCAATTTCTGATGTTATAATGCTATAGCATTTATAGCTTATGTCAAGCTTGATTTTGGGGGATTTTTCGGATATATTATCGGTGAAGAAACAGAAAACCGTAACCGGGAGGGCAACCATGCCTCGAAAAGAACGCGTTACCAGGGTGATAGACGGCGATACCTTCATGACGGCCGGCCGTAAGAATCCGGTGCGGCTGGCGAACGTCGATACGCCGGAAAAGCGACAACCGGGATATCAAGCGGCCAAACAAACCCTATCAAACTTGATTCAGGGAGAAACGGTGACCATCGATACCAAGGCCAGGGATATTTATGGAAGGGCCGTGGCCAACGTGAAAATCGGCAATCGATCGGTCAATGCGGCCATGAAAAAGCATGGCAAATAACAAAGCGGTCAAACCGAGGAAAGAAGGAGGGCGGCACCGAGGCGGAGTAAACCTCCTTTGTGAGATCAAATATTCGGGGGAGGGAAGCAGAGAGCATGGAGCATAGGGCATTTTCAGCCCCTGAACCCCGAACCCTGAACCCTCTCTTACCCCCTTTCCCGATTCTTCCCCCGTCAGAGCAATCAGGTACAGAAACGGGTTCGGGGTTCAGAAGACAAAGAGGCTAGGAGACAGCATCCCCTCCAGCTCCTCTATCTGTGAAATCCGTGGACAATCCCCGGGAGTCGAGGATTTAGAAAAGCACGCCCAGGCCGAACATGATGCCCCGGAGCTGGGCGTCCAGGGCGCTGTCGTTGCGGCCGCCGCTGAACCGGTAGCCGACCGTCCGGTAACCGGCTCGGGCGGCCAGGTAATCGGTGATCTCGTACTGGATCTGAAAGTACAGCTCGTAAATCAGGTCCGAGTCTCCGCCGCCGCCGATGGCCAGGGTCGGATTGAGCACCAGGCCGGGGAGGGTCTTGGGGAAGAGGGTAATGCAGGGCCGGACGACGAAGATGGGATCGATCACGTCGCTTTTCCGGGTGGCGCTGCCCCCTCCGGTCAATTCCAGTTCGTTCTTCAGATGCAGGGTTCTCACTCCCAGGAGGAGATCGAACGTCTGCTGCTTGGCCCACCCCTCGATCCGGTACCCCAGGGCCGCCTCGCCCAGGATCATGTCGATATTGAAGGTCCCGCCCCGGGGCTGGTCCTCCACCTTCATCTTGTCGGTGCGCAGCGAGTAGTAGTCCACCTGGGTCCAGAAAAGAAAGTCGTCGTACTCGACGATGCCGAGCACCGAACCGGCGAGTTTGGCGGCGGCGAGGAAATCGCTGGTCGACCTGTCGAAATCGACCTTGTAGCCGTTGACGGTGGCGTCTCCCGACAGTCCCAACAACCATATATAGGGGGTGATCTCGACGCTCCACTCCCGCGGTTCGGCCCCCGGCGACGCCGGCGCCAGGGCCAGGAGGATCGCCGCCGCAACCAACGTAACTGTCGTGCCGCGCATACCTTTCCTTCGGTTCCGGTTGACCCGCCAATTATGGGACGAGGAAACGCATTTCGCAAACCGAATAACTTCTCACGGCTCGCATCGGGGAACGGCTCGAGCTGACCTTCCCCGGCGGCGGCGGGTCCGAAGGCAAACTCTGAGTGTCGCCGGCTCGCGGCCGGAAAACATTAAAGATTCCGGTTTCACGCGCGGCGTGAGATAAAGTATCAGGCATACAGCCGTCAATCGGAGGAACCGAGATGGACATTGCTCAACATCCCTTCATCTCCCGGTTCAGTCCCAAGGGCCGGACGCGCCTGGTCTCGGAAGCCCAGGTCGTCGACCTCCCCGCCGGGAAAGTTCTCTTCCGGGAGGAAGACCCCGCCGATTCCCTCTGCCTGGTTCTGGAGGGGACCGTGGAGATATTCAAGACGCCGGCGCCGGACCGGGTGGAGACCCTCTCCCGGATGGGGCCGGGGGAATTCTTCGGAGAAATGGGGGTCCTGGACGAGGCGCCCCGCAGCGCCGGGGCCAGGGCGGCGGAGGATTCGGTTATCGCCCTGGTTCCCGCCAAGGTTTTCCAGTACGTTCTGCGCGAAGAACCCAGCGCCGTCGCCCTGGAAGTAGTGGGAAGGATGTCGCAGCGCCTGCGCGAGGCCAACATCCGCCTGATGAAGAAAATCACCTAACGAGAACTCACCGGATAGGGCGCGGAGGCCCGGAGCAGCCGGAGGGGGAAAGGGTCGGCGCGAAGACAGCGACGATCCTCGGCATAAGGAGCTTACGATGAGATGTGTCATAGCGGCGGCCGCGGTTATGGCGGCGGCGGGAGGCACGGCGGCGGCGGCAGATTTCGACGGAGACGGGACCGAGGACGTCGCCGTTTTCCGGGAGAGTTCGGGGATGTGGGGAATCAGGGGCGTGACCCGGGTTTTCTTCGGGAACTCCGACGACCGGCCCGTGCCCGGCGACTATGACGGTAGCGGAACCGACCGGACGGCGATCTTCCGAAGTTCCAGCGGGCTGTGGGCGGCGCGGGGGCTGACCCGGCTCTACTTCGGAACCGGCGACGACGCCCGCCCGGGGGACTACAACGGCGACGGGACCGACGAACCCGGAATCTTCCGGGGAAGCTCCGGCCTCTGGGCGGCTCGGGGCGTCACCCGTCTCTACTTCGGGAAGACCGGCGACACTCCGGTTTCGCCCGGAACCGCCGGAACCTCCGGGGGAGAAGAAACCCTGCTATGGACCGGCCAGACGGAGAGCTTCCGGACCGGAGACGACGGTTACTACCGGAAAGGGGCGCGCTTCAGTTACCAGACCCTGGACCCGGCCGGCAACGGCGAAATCGTCACCGTCGACCTGGTCACCGGCCTGATGTGGGCCGCGGACGGATACGGGAAAGGCTGCGGATACGGCAACGAAACTCCCTGGAACTCGGCGATCGACTGGGCGCAAGATTTGACCTTCGCCGGATATTCCGACTGGCGCCTGCCCAACCGGAGGGAACTGGAGTCGCTGATCGACATCGGGCGCTACAGCCCCGCCATCGACCCCGTTTTTTTCCCCCACACCAGGACGGACGGCTACTGGACGGGGAGCACTCCTCAAATTTACACGTACAATGCCTGGGGGGTGGTCTTCCACGGCGGCTACCTGCTCCAGCACGACAAGACCGAGAACGGATACGTCCGCGCCGTCCGCGGCGGCAGGTAGCCGGGGATCCGGCATCTACGAACGGCTATCCCGGTAGGGCCCAACGGCGACGAAAAAGAAAACCGGCGGGAGCTCCTTGACCAGCCCCGGCGCTAAGATAATAATTTTCATAAGAGGGGTAGGCACGGGCTCCCCGTAAGGCGCTGACAACGCCAAGGAAGTTCCGTGAACGCAACCCGGTTCGGTTTCGGGGTCGGCGTGGTGCTTCTGCTGGCCGCCCCGCTCGGAGGCTGGGACCAGCAACTCCCGGGGCGGGGCAACGCCCCGGGCGCCGGGAGGGAGGGAAGCCTCGTCGTCACCCTGAAAGCCGGCGAGTTCGAGTTCGACCAGAACCCGGACGGCACCCGGACCGTGAGGATGCGGGGGTTCCGCCTCCGGGGAGACCCGGGCGAACCGCTTTTGCCGTTTAGGATATATTCCCTCCTCCTGCCCCCGGAGGCATCCCCGGACGGGCTCCGGGCGGAAGTCGTCTCCTCCCGAACCCGATCCCTGCCCGGGCCCTACCGTCTCGCGCTCGCCCCCCCCATCGTACCCATGGGCCGCCACGATCCGGCGCAGCCCGGGGAGGGGCGCGCCGCCACGGGCCGGCCTGGAGCGGAACCGGCGGCGCCCCTCTTTCCCCCGGAACCGGTCCGGCTGCTGCCGGCGATGCGGATGCGGAAATGGCTGGGAACACGGTTTCTGTTTACTCCCCTGCGCTATCGCCGCGCCGACCGATCTCTCGTGCTCACCGAAGAAATCCAGGTCCGGATCGTCTACCGCCGCCGCCCCCTCGGCCCGGACTCCCGGCTCCTCCAAGACTCGGTCCTGGACGACATCGCCCCGGAGATTTTCGATAACTTCTCCCCGGCCCGGGCCTTCTATGGGCGCCCCGTCACGGGAAAGGCGACGGCGGGCACCTACGACTACGTCATCATCACCAGCAACGCGGTCCGCAACGGAAGCGCCAAGCTGGCATCATTCGCGGCCCACAAGCGCCGGCGCGGGCATCGGGTGCTGGTAATCACGGAGGATCAGTGGGGAACGAAAGTCGGCCAGGCGCCTAACCACAACCCGGAGAAGATCAGGAAGTGGCTCCAGGACAATTACCTCGGCCTCGGCATCAACTACGTTCTCCTGGTTGGGGACCCCTACCCCGACTGGAACGAGAGCGTTCAGGGAGAGGTGGCCATGAAACTGTGCTGGCCCTGGGTGAGAAACCCCGAATACGGCTGGGACGCGGCCCCGACCGACTATTATTACGCCGACCTGACCGGGAATTGGGATCTGAACGGCAACGGTTACTTCGGGGAATATTACGACGACACCCAAACCGGGGGGGTGGACATAGTCCCCGAGGTCCTGGTGGGGAGGATCCCCGTATACAACGGCTCCTATGCCGATCTGGACGCGGTCCTGGAAAAGCTGATCGAGTACGAAAGCGAATCCGACATAGCCTGGCGCCGAAAGGCGCTTCTGCCCATGAGCTTTCTCAGCGCCGGATACGATCAGGCGGCGCTGGGCGAACAGATGCGGGATTTCTACCTGGCTCCGGCGGCCTTCACCTCGTTCCGGATGTACCAGCAGGGGTCCGGGCCCTGCGGGGCGGACTCGGCGTACGCCAGCGAAGCGGAACTGAGGGGAGGGACGGGAGTCCGCGACCGCTGGGCGGCCGATCCACCAGGGATCGTCTGCTGGGCCGGCCACGGCAGCAGCGACACGGCCATGGTCGGCTACGACGCCTGCTGGGACGGAGTCCTTTTCGACAGCGCCTCCTGCCCCGCTCTCTACAACCGGCGGGGAGCGTTCACTTTTCAGGATTCCTGCGAGACCGGATACCCGGAGTCCGCCGGTAACCTCCAGTACGCGCTGCTGCGGCGAGGAGCCGCGGCCGCGGTGGGAGCGACCCGATCGTCCTGGGGCGACAGTTACCGGGATTCCTACGGCAACTTCGACGGGAGCCCCACCGCATCGGGGATCGGGTACGAGTACCTGCGCCGAGTCGTCGCGGGGGAAACGGCGGGGGAAGCGCTCTACTTCGCCAAGCAGGCTCTCTCCGAAGCCCTGCTCAACTATCAATGGCTGATGAACCTCTACGATTTCAACCTGCTGGGGGACCCGGCTCTGGACCTTTACGCCACCGGGCCTTCGGCCGCGACGGCGAGCGGAGATTACGACGGCGACGGTCGAGCCGATATCGCCGTCTTCCGGCCGACCACCGGACTCTGGGCGGTGCGCGGAGTCACCAACCTGTATTTCGGGGGCCCCCTGGACTCCCCCGTCTCCGGCGACTACGACGGGGACGGAACAGCGGAGGTCGCCGTCTACCGAGGAACGACCGGCCTGTGGGCGGCACGGGGCATCACCCGGTTTTACTTCGGGACCTCCAGCGACCTGCCCGTGCCCGGAGATTACAGCGGCGACTCGACCTCCACGGCCGCCCTCTTCAGCCCGTCCCGAGGCCGCTGGTTGTTGAAAAACCTCAGCCGGATTTACTTCGGCTCCGACTTCGACCTTGCCGTCCCCGGAGACTACGACGGAGACGGAACCACGGAACCCGCCGTTTTCCGGCCTCCCCGCGGACTCTGGGCGGTCCGGGGCTCGACCCGTTTCTTCTTCGGGAACTCCGACGATGTGCCGCTCCCGGGAAACTACGGCGGCGACGGGACTTCAAAAGCCGCCATCTTCCGCCCCCGCTCCGCGTACTGGGGGGTGCGAGGGGTTACCCGGGTCTACTTCGGGGCCTCCTCGGACCGGCCGGTTCCCGCCGATTTCGACGGCGACGGCGCCGACGACATCGGAATTTTTCGCGACAACTCCGGCCTCTGGGCGGCTCGATCCCTGACCCGGGCCTATTTCGGGGCCCCGGGCGACGTCCCCGCCACCCGCTGACCTTCCGACCGTGCCTCTTGCGGCGACGGTGGGACCCTTGCCCGATCCCCGCGATGACGGTACAATCGTAACCGGGCTACAGCGGCAATCGGGCAAGCAAAGGAGCGGGAAGTGACGCGGTCTTCAGGCCATCCGGGAAGCGGCGAGGGGTCCCAAATCCGGGGAAGGTACTCCGACGGAACTCCCGAATACCGTCCG
This genomic window from bacterium contains:
- a CDS encoding C25 family cysteine peptidase; the encoded protein is MNATRFGFGVGVVLLLAAPLGGWDQQLPGRGNAPGAGREGSLVVTLKAGEFEFDQNPDGTRTVRMRGFRLRGDPGEPLLPFRIYSLLLPPEASPDGLRAEVVSSRTRSLPGPYRLALAPPIVPMGRHDPAQPGEGRAATGRPGAEPAAPLFPPEPVRLLPAMRMRKWLGTRFLFTPLRYRRADRSLVLTEEIQVRIVYRRRPLGPDSRLLQDSVLDDIAPEIFDNFSPARAFYGRPVTGKATAGTYDYVIITSNAVRNGSAKLASFAAHKRRRGHRVLVITEDQWGTKVGQAPNHNPEKIRKWLQDNYLGLGINYVLLVGDPYPDWNESVQGEVAMKLCWPWVRNPEYGWDAAPTDYYYADLTGNWDLNGNGYFGEYYDDTQTGGVDIVPEVLVGRIPVYNGSYADLDAVLEKLIEYESESDIAWRRKALLPMSFLSAGYDQAALGEQMRDFYLAPAAFTSFRMYQQGSGPCGADSAYASEAELRGGTGVRDRWAADPPGIVCWAGHGSSDTAMVGYDACWDGVLFDSASCPALYNRRGAFTFQDSCETGYPESAGNLQYALLRRGAAAAVGATRSSWGDSYRDSYGNFDGSPTASGIGYEYLRRVVAGETAGEALYFAKQALSEALLNYQWLMNLYDFNLLGDPALDLYATGPSAATASGDYDGDGRADIAVFRPTTGLWAVRGVTNLYFGGPLDSPVSGDYDGDGTAEVAVYRGTTGLWAARGITRFYFGTSSDLPVPGDYSGDSTSTAALFSPSRGRWLLKNLSRIYFGSDFDLAVPGDYDGDGTTEPAVFRPPRGLWAVRGSTRFFFGNSDDVPLPGNYGGDGTSKAAIFRPRSAYWGVRGVTRVYFGASSDRPVPADFDGDGADDIGIFRDNSGLWAARSLTRAYFGAPGDVPATR